One genomic segment of Clavelina lepadiformis chromosome 3, kaClaLepa1.1, whole genome shotgun sequence includes these proteins:
- the LOC143448927 gene encoding uncharacterized protein LOC143448927 isoform X3, with amino-acid sequence MGKIVQIGVIVALVCASFAPIVSSQGLNLNLDFLDSIFTGLSPDISAAEASQLSLITLLGPRRRQTNHRCPANQIPSRCPPCPVPCEDRFNPPLCPSVCRPGCACPVGTFMDGKRCVTADQCPSVTQPPIVTPRPPGCPANQIPSRCPPCQVRCEDRFNPPVCPTVCTPGCGCPVGTFLNGFRCVSAAQCPRVVTIPPPTVDPCLICSEFATCDLTGDVRCRCREGYTGTGIDCVLFATPDPCGVCSQFATCNQGLLGGITCTCNDGYVGNGRTCTLDPCNACSPFATCFPSGITCRCNAGYTGNGANCVLLPTVDPCGICSEFATCNRGLLGGITCTCNGGYVGNGRTCTLDPCNACSPFATCFPSGITCRCNAGYTGNGANCVLLPTADPCGVCSEFATCNRGNLGRITCACNDGYQGNGRICEAIPLPCGGCLANAECIIDSRGEETCACNDGFVGDGRVTCYPIPVDTCNCGSFGTCVPNPPPNGPITCVCFVGYQRVGNQCVPTRSLPVIPARQSVISCDPACQGNAVCINVDGNGICRCPYGYIGTDCTETVDNPESRCFPSCQPSQRCFYAAEQYACFFEQ; translated from the exons ATGGGTAAAATAGTCCAAATAGGTGTCATTGTGGCCTTGGTCTGCGCGTCTTTTGCACCCATTGTTTCAAGTCAGGGTCTTAATCTTAATTTGGATTTTCTGGATTCAATTTTCACCGGTTTAAGTCCCGACATTAGCGCTGCTGAAGCTTCACAACTTTCTCTAATAACACTGCTGGGACCGAGACGACGACAGACTAATCACC GTTGTCCAGCTAATCAGATTCCCTCCCGATGCCCGCCTTGTCCTGTCCCATGTGAAGATCGGTTTAACCCGCCATTGTGTCCATCGGTATGTCGGCCTGGCTGTGCTTGCCCAGTAGGGACATTTATGGACGGCAAGCGCTGTGTTACAGCGGATCAATGCCCAA GCGTAACGCAGCCGCCCATTGTGACACCAAGACCTCCAG GTTGCCCGGCCAATCAGATACCATCTCGTTGCCCACCGTGTCAAGTGAGATGCGAAGACAGGTTTAACCCACCGGTTTGTCCAACGGTCTGCACGCCTGGCTGTGGATGCCCTGTGGGCACTTTTCTCAACGGCTTTCGATGCGTCTCCGCTGCCCAGTGCCCAA GAGTCGTCACTATTCCACCACCTACAG TTGATCCTTGCTTAATCTGCAGCGAATTTGCAACATGCGATCTAACTGGCGATGTGAGATGTCGCTGTCGCGAAGGCTACACCGGGACTGGAATTGACTGCGTATTGTTCGCAACAC CCGATCCGTGTGGCGTTTGCAGTCAATTCGCAACATGCAACCAAGGATTGCTTGGCGGGATTACTTGCACTTGTAATGACGGTTATGTTGGAAATGGAAGGACTTGCACTC TGGATCCTTGCAACGCATGCAGTCCATTTGCAACCTGCTTTCCAAGCGGCATAACGTGTCGCTGTAACGCAGGTTACACTGGAAACGGAGCAAACTGTGTGCTCTTACCAACAG TTGATCCATGTGGCATTTGCAGTGAGTTTGCAACATGTAACCGAGGATTGCTTGGCGGGATTACTTGCACTTGTAATGGCGGTTACGTTGGAAATGGCAGGACTTGCACTC TGGATCCTTGCAACGCATGCAGTCCATTTGCAACCTGCTTTCCAAGCGGCATAACGTGTCGCTGTAACGCAGGTTACACTGGAAACGGAGCAAACTGTGTGCTCTTACCAACAG CTGATCCGTGTGGCGTTTGCAGTGAATTCGCAACATGTAACCGAGGTAATCTCGGAAGAATCACTTGTGCTTGCAACGATGGTTACCAAGGCAACGGCAGGATTTGCGAAGCGATAC CACTGCCATGCGGTGGCTGCCTGGCAAATGCCGAATGTATAATTGACAGTCGTGGCGAAGAAACCTGCGCTTGCAATGACGGTTTCGTTGGCGACGGAAGAGTGACATGCTATCCAATTCCAG TTGATACTTGTAACTGTGGCAGTTTTGGAACCTGCGTGCCAAATCCACCTCCAAACGGACCTATAACGTGTGTATGCTTCGTCGGGTACCAAAGAGTCGGTAACCAATGTGTTCCTACACGAA GTTTGCCTGTGATACCTGCGCGACAAAGCGTAATATCATGCGATCCAGCTTGTCAAGGAAATGCAGTTTGTATTAATGTCGATGGAAATGGGATATGCCGGTGCCCTTACGGATACATAGGAACCGACTGTACAG AGACTGTGGACAATCCAGAAAGCAGATGTTTTCCATCTTGTCAGCCGTCTCAACGTTGCTTCTACGCAGCAGAGCAATACGCATGTTTCTTTGAACAGTAA
- the LOC143448927 gene encoding uncharacterized protein LOC143448927 isoform X1, giving the protein MGKIVQIGVIVALVCASFAPIVSSQGLNLNLDFLDSIFTGLSPDISAAEASQLSLITLLGPRRRQTNHRCPANQIPSRCPPCPVPCEDRFNPPLCPSVCRPGCACPVGTFMDGKRCVTADQCPSVTQPPIVTPRPPGCPANQIPSRCPPCQVRCEDRFNPPVCPTVCTPGCGCPVGTFLNGFRCVSAAQCPRVVTIPPPTVDPCLICSEFATCDLTGDVRCRCREGYTGTGIDCVLFATPDPCGVCSQFATCNQGLLGGITCTCNDGYVGNGRTCTPDPCGVCSQFATCNRGLLSGITCTCNDGYIGNGRTCTLDPCNACSPFATCFPSGITCRCNAGYTGNGANCVLLPTVDPCGICSEFATCNRGLLGGITCTCNGGYVGNGRTCTLDPCNACSPFATCFPSGITCRCNAGYTGNGANCVLLPTADPCGVCSEFATCNRGNLGRITCACNDGYQGNGRICEAIPLPCGGCLANAECIIDSRGEETCACNDGFVGDGRVTCYPIPVDTCNCGSFGTCVPNPPPNGPITCVCFVGYQRVGNQCVPTRSLPVIPARQSVISCDPACQGNAVCINVDGNGICRCPYGYIGTDCTETVDNPESRCFPSCQPSQRCFYAAEQYACFFEQ; this is encoded by the exons ATGGGTAAAATAGTCCAAATAGGTGTCATTGTGGCCTTGGTCTGCGCGTCTTTTGCACCCATTGTTTCAAGTCAGGGTCTTAATCTTAATTTGGATTTTCTGGATTCAATTTTCACCGGTTTAAGTCCCGACATTAGCGCTGCTGAAGCTTCACAACTTTCTCTAATAACACTGCTGGGACCGAGACGACGACAGACTAATCACC GTTGTCCAGCTAATCAGATTCCCTCCCGATGCCCGCCTTGTCCTGTCCCATGTGAAGATCGGTTTAACCCGCCATTGTGTCCATCGGTATGTCGGCCTGGCTGTGCTTGCCCAGTAGGGACATTTATGGACGGCAAGCGCTGTGTTACAGCGGATCAATGCCCAA GCGTAACGCAGCCGCCCATTGTGACACCAAGACCTCCAG GTTGCCCGGCCAATCAGATACCATCTCGTTGCCCACCGTGTCAAGTGAGATGCGAAGACAGGTTTAACCCACCGGTTTGTCCAACGGTCTGCACGCCTGGCTGTGGATGCCCTGTGGGCACTTTTCTCAACGGCTTTCGATGCGTCTCCGCTGCCCAGTGCCCAA GAGTCGTCACTATTCCACCACCTACAG TTGATCCTTGCTTAATCTGCAGCGAATTTGCAACATGCGATCTAACTGGCGATGTGAGATGTCGCTGTCGCGAAGGCTACACCGGGACTGGAATTGACTGCGTATTGTTCGCAACAC CCGATCCGTGTGGCGTTTGCAGTCAATTCGCAACATGCAACCAAGGATTGCTTGGCGGGATTACTTGCACTTGTAATGACGGTTATGTTGGAAATGGAAGGACTTGCACTC CTGATCCGTGTGGCGTTTGCAGTCAATTCGCAACATGTAACCGAGGATTGCTTAGCGGGATTACTTGCACTTGTAATGACGGTTATATTGGAAATGGCAGGACTTGCACTC TGGATCCTTGCAACGCATGCAGTCCATTTGCAACCTGCTTTCCAAGCGGCATAACGTGTCGCTGTAACGCAGGTTACACTGGAAACGGAGCAAACTGTGTGCTCTTACCAACAG TTGATCCATGTGGCATTTGCAGTGAGTTTGCAACATGTAACCGAGGATTGCTTGGCGGGATTACTTGCACTTGTAATGGCGGTTACGTTGGAAATGGCAGGACTTGCACTC TGGATCCTTGCAACGCATGCAGTCCATTTGCAACCTGCTTTCCAAGCGGCATAACGTGTCGCTGTAACGCAGGTTACACTGGAAACGGAGCAAACTGTGTGCTCTTACCAACAG CTGATCCGTGTGGCGTTTGCAGTGAATTCGCAACATGTAACCGAGGTAATCTCGGAAGAATCACTTGTGCTTGCAACGATGGTTACCAAGGCAACGGCAGGATTTGCGAAGCGATAC CACTGCCATGCGGTGGCTGCCTGGCAAATGCCGAATGTATAATTGACAGTCGTGGCGAAGAAACCTGCGCTTGCAATGACGGTTTCGTTGGCGACGGAAGAGTGACATGCTATCCAATTCCAG TTGATACTTGTAACTGTGGCAGTTTTGGAACCTGCGTGCCAAATCCACCTCCAAACGGACCTATAACGTGTGTATGCTTCGTCGGGTACCAAAGAGTCGGTAACCAATGTGTTCCTACACGAA GTTTGCCTGTGATACCTGCGCGACAAAGCGTAATATCATGCGATCCAGCTTGTCAAGGAAATGCAGTTTGTATTAATGTCGATGGAAATGGGATATGCCGGTGCCCTTACGGATACATAGGAACCGACTGTACAG AGACTGTGGACAATCCAGAAAGCAGATGTTTTCCATCTTGTCAGCCGTCTCAACGTTGCTTCTACGCAGCAGAGCAATACGCATGTTTCTTTGAACAGTAA
- the LOC143448927 gene encoding uncharacterized protein LOC143448927 isoform X2: MGKIVQIGVIVALVCASFAPIVSSQGLNLNLDFLDSIFTGLSPDISAAEASQLSLITLLGPRRRQTNHRCPANQIPSRCPPCPVPCEDRFNPPLCPSVCRPGCACPVGTFMDGKRCVTADQCPSVTQPPIVTPRPPGCPANQIPSRCPPCQVRCEDRFNPPVCPTVCTPGCGCPVGTFLNGFRCVSAAQCPRVVTIPPPTVDPCLICSEFATCDLTGDVRCRCREGYTGTGIDCVLFATPDPCGVCSQFATCNRGLLSGITCTCNDGYIGNGRTCTLDPCNACSPFATCFPSGITCRCNAGYTGNGANCVLLPTVDPCGICSEFATCNRGLLGGITCTCNGGYVGNGRTCTLDPCNACSPFATCFPSGITCRCNAGYTGNGANCVLLPTADPCGVCSEFATCNRGNLGRITCACNDGYQGNGRICEAIPLPCGGCLANAECIIDSRGEETCACNDGFVGDGRVTCYPIPVDTCNCGSFGTCVPNPPPNGPITCVCFVGYQRVGNQCVPTRSLPVIPARQSVISCDPACQGNAVCINVDGNGICRCPYGYIGTDCTETVDNPESRCFPSCQPSQRCFYAAEQYACFFEQ; this comes from the exons ATGGGTAAAATAGTCCAAATAGGTGTCATTGTGGCCTTGGTCTGCGCGTCTTTTGCACCCATTGTTTCAAGTCAGGGTCTTAATCTTAATTTGGATTTTCTGGATTCAATTTTCACCGGTTTAAGTCCCGACATTAGCGCTGCTGAAGCTTCACAACTTTCTCTAATAACACTGCTGGGACCGAGACGACGACAGACTAATCACC GTTGTCCAGCTAATCAGATTCCCTCCCGATGCCCGCCTTGTCCTGTCCCATGTGAAGATCGGTTTAACCCGCCATTGTGTCCATCGGTATGTCGGCCTGGCTGTGCTTGCCCAGTAGGGACATTTATGGACGGCAAGCGCTGTGTTACAGCGGATCAATGCCCAA GCGTAACGCAGCCGCCCATTGTGACACCAAGACCTCCAG GTTGCCCGGCCAATCAGATACCATCTCGTTGCCCACCGTGTCAAGTGAGATGCGAAGACAGGTTTAACCCACCGGTTTGTCCAACGGTCTGCACGCCTGGCTGTGGATGCCCTGTGGGCACTTTTCTCAACGGCTTTCGATGCGTCTCCGCTGCCCAGTGCCCAA GAGTCGTCACTATTCCACCACCTACAG TTGATCCTTGCTTAATCTGCAGCGAATTTGCAACATGCGATCTAACTGGCGATGTGAGATGTCGCTGTCGCGAAGGCTACACCGGGACTGGAATTGACTGCGTATTGTTCGCAACAC CTGATCCGTGTGGCGTTTGCAGTCAATTCGCAACATGTAACCGAGGATTGCTTAGCGGGATTACTTGCACTTGTAATGACGGTTATATTGGAAATGGCAGGACTTGCACTC TGGATCCTTGCAACGCATGCAGTCCATTTGCAACCTGCTTTCCAAGCGGCATAACGTGTCGCTGTAACGCAGGTTACACTGGAAACGGAGCAAACTGTGTGCTCTTACCAACAG TTGATCCATGTGGCATTTGCAGTGAGTTTGCAACATGTAACCGAGGATTGCTTGGCGGGATTACTTGCACTTGTAATGGCGGTTACGTTGGAAATGGCAGGACTTGCACTC TGGATCCTTGCAACGCATGCAGTCCATTTGCAACCTGCTTTCCAAGCGGCATAACGTGTCGCTGTAACGCAGGTTACACTGGAAACGGAGCAAACTGTGTGCTCTTACCAACAG CTGATCCGTGTGGCGTTTGCAGTGAATTCGCAACATGTAACCGAGGTAATCTCGGAAGAATCACTTGTGCTTGCAACGATGGTTACCAAGGCAACGGCAGGATTTGCGAAGCGATAC CACTGCCATGCGGTGGCTGCCTGGCAAATGCCGAATGTATAATTGACAGTCGTGGCGAAGAAACCTGCGCTTGCAATGACGGTTTCGTTGGCGACGGAAGAGTGACATGCTATCCAATTCCAG TTGATACTTGTAACTGTGGCAGTTTTGGAACCTGCGTGCCAAATCCACCTCCAAACGGACCTATAACGTGTGTATGCTTCGTCGGGTACCAAAGAGTCGGTAACCAATGTGTTCCTACACGAA GTTTGCCTGTGATACCTGCGCGACAAAGCGTAATATCATGCGATCCAGCTTGTCAAGGAAATGCAGTTTGTATTAATGTCGATGGAAATGGGATATGCCGGTGCCCTTACGGATACATAGGAACCGACTGTACAG AGACTGTGGACAATCCAGAAAGCAGATGTTTTCCATCTTGTCAGCCGTCTCAACGTTGCTTCTACGCAGCAGAGCAATACGCATGTTTCTTTGAACAGTAA
- the LOC143448928 gene encoding zonadhesin-like isoform X1 encodes MNNKLGIVTTIFLVLSCSPPALAQLDLTGITDLFDNLDLSFLTDIFDLSVLQNLDLTDPTNLILLTSLGGRRPAPQPQCPGNQVFSVCASCIVTCEERFNPQPCRDVCTPQCTCRAGLYWDGRNCVDDSECPAARCNCGRFETCSRTGIVPTCRCIPGYVRQRGVCLRLQPRPLPCRCGANARCLRREDGSPYCECLENYIGDGITCIADPCNRCSAFASCSRANEVSVCVCNSGYEGNGENCAPITTTPAPTRPTCPGNQVYSVCASCVVACEDRFNPPACPLLCSARCTCRAGTYWDGNNCVQSSLCPGDQPRIVSSPIQTNPCDRCSEYASCAEANGVSLCVCNIGYTGDGETCNAFVPATIAYATAAPAPVGCAPTCSEFGRCVQNEDGIYRCACLFGYTGTDCSIPSGQSFDGRCGGCGQNQICILVGSRFRCVNAV; translated from the exons ATGAATAACAAACTGGGAATTGTGACCACCATCTTTCTAGTCCTGTCCTGTTCGCCACCAGCGCTCGCCCAACTTGATTTGACTGGTATTACTGATCTTTTCGACAATTTAGACCTCAGTTTTTTGACCGATATCTTCGATCTGAGCGTTCTACAGAACCTTGACCTTACTGATCCAACTAATCTGATTCTCTTAACCTCGTTGGGAGGACGCAGACCTG CTCCACAGCCCCAGTGTCCTGGAAATCAGGTTTTTTCGGTGTGTGCAAGCTGCATTGTTACGTGCGAAGAACGTTTTAATCCTCAACCATGCCGAGATGTTTGTACTCCACAATGTACATGTAGGGCAGGTTTGTATTGGGACGGACGGAACTGCGTTGATGACTCCGAATGCCCAG CTGCCCGATGCAACTGCGGAAGGTTCGAAACCTGTTCCCGCACAGGAATAGTTCCGACTTGTCGGTGCATTCCCGGTTATGTACGACAAAGAGGGGTGTGTTTGCGTCTGCAGCCGCGAC CCCTTCCTTGCCGATGTGGCGCAAACGCGAGGTGCCTTAGACGAGAAGATGGTTCTCCTTACTGTGAATGCCTTGAAAACTACATTGGTGATGGAATCACGTGCATCGCAG ATCCGTGCAACAGATGCAGCGCATTCGCGTCGTGCTCAAGAGCTAATGAAGTATCGGTTTGCGTTTGCAACAGCGGGTACGAAGGAAATGGCGAGAATTGCGCGCCAATAACAACAACGCCCGCTCCAACGAGGCCAACTTGCCCTGGAAACCAAGTTTACTCTGTATGTGCAAGTTGCGTGGTAGCGTGCGAGGATCGTTTTAATCCTCCAGCCTGTCCGCTTCTTTGCTCTGCAAGATGTACATGTAGAGCAGGCACGTACTGGGATGGTAATAATTGCGTCCAGAGTTCACTTTGCCCAGGAG ATCAGCCACGAATTGTATCCAGTCCAATCCAGACCAATCCGTGCGACCGATGCAGTGAATACGCGTCATGCGCAGAGGCCAATGGCGTATCACTTTGCGTTTGCAACATCGGATATACCGGTGATGGAGAAACTTGCAATGCCTTTGTTCCAGCGACGATAGCCTATGCCACCG CAGCACCTGCCCCGGTAGGTTGTGCTCCAACTTGCAGCGAATTTGGTCGTTGTGTCCAAAATGAAGATGGAATTTACCGGTGCGCTTGCCTTTTTGGATATACAGGAACCGATTGCTCAA TACCAAGTGGCCAGAGCTTCGACGGCAGATGTGGAGGTTGCGGACAAAACCAAATCTGCATATTAGTTGGTTCTCGATTCAGATGTGTAAATGCTGTGTAG
- the LOC143448928 gene encoding neurogenic locus notch homolog protein-like isoform X2 produces the protein MNNKLGIVTTIFLVLSCSPPALAQLDLTGITDLFDNLDLSFLTDIFDLSVLQNLDLTDPTNLILLTSLGGRRPAPQPQCPGNQVFSVCASCIVTCEERFNPQPCRDVCTPQCTCRAGLYWDGRNCVDDSECPAARCNCGRFETCSRTGIVPTCRCIPGYVRQRGVCLRLQPRPLPCRCGANARCLRREDGSPYCECLENYIGDGITCIADPCNRCSAFASCSRANEVSVCVCNSGYEGNGENCAPITTTPAPTRPTCPGNQVYSVCASCVVACEDRFNPPACPLLCSARCTCRAGTYWDGNNCVQSSLCPGDQPRIVSSPIQTNPCDRCSEYASCAEANGVSLCVCNIGYTGDGETCNAFVPATIAYATAPAPVGCAPTCSEFGRCVQNEDGIYRCACLFGYTGTDCSIPSGQSFDGRCGGCGQNQICILVGSRFRCVNAV, from the exons ATGAATAACAAACTGGGAATTGTGACCACCATCTTTCTAGTCCTGTCCTGTTCGCCACCAGCGCTCGCCCAACTTGATTTGACTGGTATTACTGATCTTTTCGACAATTTAGACCTCAGTTTTTTGACCGATATCTTCGATCTGAGCGTTCTACAGAACCTTGACCTTACTGATCCAACTAATCTGATTCTCTTAACCTCGTTGGGAGGACGCAGACCTG CTCCACAGCCCCAGTGTCCTGGAAATCAGGTTTTTTCGGTGTGTGCAAGCTGCATTGTTACGTGCGAAGAACGTTTTAATCCTCAACCATGCCGAGATGTTTGTACTCCACAATGTACATGTAGGGCAGGTTTGTATTGGGACGGACGGAACTGCGTTGATGACTCCGAATGCCCAG CTGCCCGATGCAACTGCGGAAGGTTCGAAACCTGTTCCCGCACAGGAATAGTTCCGACTTGTCGGTGCATTCCCGGTTATGTACGACAAAGAGGGGTGTGTTTGCGTCTGCAGCCGCGAC CCCTTCCTTGCCGATGTGGCGCAAACGCGAGGTGCCTTAGACGAGAAGATGGTTCTCCTTACTGTGAATGCCTTGAAAACTACATTGGTGATGGAATCACGTGCATCGCAG ATCCGTGCAACAGATGCAGCGCATTCGCGTCGTGCTCAAGAGCTAATGAAGTATCGGTTTGCGTTTGCAACAGCGGGTACGAAGGAAATGGCGAGAATTGCGCGCCAATAACAACAACGCCCGCTCCAACGAGGCCAACTTGCCCTGGAAACCAAGTTTACTCTGTATGTGCAAGTTGCGTGGTAGCGTGCGAGGATCGTTTTAATCCTCCAGCCTGTCCGCTTCTTTGCTCTGCAAGATGTACATGTAGAGCAGGCACGTACTGGGATGGTAATAATTGCGTCCAGAGTTCACTTTGCCCAGGAG ATCAGCCACGAATTGTATCCAGTCCAATCCAGACCAATCCGTGCGACCGATGCAGTGAATACGCGTCATGCGCAGAGGCCAATGGCGTATCACTTTGCGTTTGCAACATCGGATATACCGGTGATGGAGAAACTTGCAATGCCTTTGTTCCAGCGACGATAGCCTATGCCACCG CACCTGCCCCGGTAGGTTGTGCTCCAACTTGCAGCGAATTTGGTCGTTGTGTCCAAAATGAAGATGGAATTTACCGGTGCGCTTGCCTTTTTGGATATACAGGAACCGATTGCTCAA TACCAAGTGGCCAGAGCTTCGACGGCAGATGTGGAGGTTGCGGACAAAACCAAATCTGCATATTAGTTGGTTCTCGATTCAGATGTGTAAATGCTGTGTAG
- the LOC143448929 gene encoding uncharacterized protein LOC143448929, with amino-acid sequence MRKLVWAVVLGVGFLTFGAYETLAQLNLDSDTLTQFILLSLIRRPSQRPSQTRRCSGNQVFSQCAGCIVNCKDRFDPNPCRNICQPRCTCPSGTFWSGNRCVVSSECPGKGVDCNCSPFATCSNDGSGNPVCSCDEGYTGDGKTCVRATQCGCHPFATCTVTEGNTEVCTCGFGYSGDGRIDCAPIPFTPNFFDCECSRNAACTRDENFFPICTCNAGFVGDGITCEPVVNPAPISPCNFCSIAATCIETSNGLACSCNEGFIGDGISCTPTIPENVVVNESSTRNTCDPPCSSAGQCTPSSSGQHFCRCVLGYTGDDCSIVPNFLASQCKPPCSNDQVCSIIGTVFGCV; translated from the exons ATGAGAAAACTTGTTTGGGCGGTTGTCCTAGGCGTGGGGTTTCTCACGTTTGGTGCGTACGAAACTCTAGCGCAACTGAACTTGGACAGTGATACCTTGACTCAATTTATACTCCTTTCACTGATCAGACGGCCAAGTCAACGACCAAGTCAAACAA GAAGATGTAGCGGAAATCAGGTCTTCTCACAATGTGCTGGTTGCATCGTAAATTGCAAAGATCGTTTTGACCCAAACCCATGTCGAAACATCTGTCAGCCAAGATGTACCTGCCCTTCTGGCACCTTCTGGAGCGGAAATAGATGCGTCGTATCCTCTGAATGTCCAGGCAAAG GAGTCGACTGCAACTGTTCACCGTTTGCCACATGCTCAAATGACGGTTCGGGAAATCCTGTTTGCTCCTGTGATGAAGGATACACCGGAGATGGCAAAACATGCGTACGCG CAACGCAATGCGGTTGTCATCCTTTTGCTACTTGTACAGTCACAGAGGGCAACACAGAGGTTTGCACTTGCGGATTTGGATACTCCGGCGATGGGAGGATTGATTGTGCACCCATCCCCTTCACACCGAATT TCTTCGATTGCGAATGTAGCCGAAATGCAGCTTGCACGAGGGacgaaaatttttttcctatCTGCACATGCAACGCTGGGTTTGTTGGTGATGGTATCACGTGTGAACCAGTAGTTAATCCAG CACCTATCAGTCCGTGCAACTTCTGCAGCATTGCCGCAACTTGCATAGAGACTTCGAACGGACTAGCTTGTAGCTGCAATGAAGGTTTTATCGGAGATGGTATTTCATGCACTCCAACTATACCAG AAAACGTGGTAGTTAATGAGTCGTCAACAAGAAACACATGTGATCCCCCTTGTAGCTCGGCGGGACAATGTACACCGTCATCAAgtgggcagcatttttgccgTTGCGTTCTGGGATATACAGGAGATGATTGTTCTATAG TGCCGAACTTTTTGGCCTCACAATGTAAACCACCATGTTCGAATGACCAAGTGTGTTCCATCATAGGAACCGTATTTGGATGTGTTTAG